GAAATGATGCGGACGTCGACCTGCACCTTCGCGGTGCCGCCGACGCGCTGGAACGACTGCTCGACCAGCACGCGCAGGATCTTGTTCTGGGTCTCGCGCGGCATGTCCGCGATCTCGTCGATGAACAGCGTGCCGCCGTGCGCCTCTTCCAGCGCACCCGGCTTGCGCGGCTGCTCGCCGTTGGACTGCTCGATACCGAACAGCTCATGCTCCATACGCTCCGGCGTGATCGCCGCGGCGTTGATGACGACGAACGGGCCGTCGGCGCGGCCCGAGGCCATATGCAGCGTGCGCGCGGTGAGCTCCTTGCCGGCGCCGGCGGGGCCGACGATCAGGATGCGGCTGTTGGCCTTGGCCGCGCGCTCGATGGTCTGGCGCAGCTGGTTCATGCTCGGCGAGCGGCCGACCAGCGAGCTTGCGCTCGGCGCGAGCTGCTTCAACTCCTTGACCTCGCGCTTGAGCCGCGAGTTCTCCAGCGCCCTGGTGGCGACCAGAATGAGACGGTCGGCCTTGAACGGCTTCTCGATGAAATCATAGGCGCCGCGCTTGATCGCGGCGACCGCGGTCTCGATGTTGCCGTGGCCGGAGATCATCACCACGGGCAGATCGGCATTGTCCTTCTTGACCTGCTCCAGGAGCTGCAGGCCGTCGAGCTTGGAGCCCTGCAGCCAGATGTCGAGGAACACCAGATGCGGCCGGCGGTTGGCGATCTCGGCCAGCGCCGAGTCGCTGTCGCGCGCGGTCCTCGTGACAAAACCCTCGTCCTCGAGGATGCCCGCAACGAGATCCCGAATATCGGCCTCATCATCGACAATCAGAATTTCACTTGCCATGTGTCGCGCCTGTCTTCTCAGCTGCCTGTCGAGGCTTCGATTTTCGTTGAATCATTGGTCTTTTCAGCGGGCTCTTTGGTTTCGGCCGCCGGCTGTTTTGTTTCCTGCGCCGCGACGGGCACCTCGGCGGAATCCGCGGCCGTTTGCTTGATTTCGGGCGCGGCTGCGCCCTTGGCCGTATCCGTCACCGCTGCTGGCAACGGCTCGGCATCTTCGGCCTTCTTGGCCTGTCCGGAAACCGCAAAGCGCATGCGCATCCAGGCGCCACGCTGGCCTTCGCGGAAGTCGGAGGCATCCTTCAGCTCGATGCGGCCGCCATGGTCCTCCAGCACGCGGCCGACGATGGCAAGGCCAAGGCCTGTGCCCTTGGCGCGCGTCGTCACATAGGGCTCGAGCAGCCGCGAGCGCGCGACCTTGGGCAAGCCGATGCCGTTGTCGATGACGTCGATCAAGACGTCCTCGCCCTCGCGCGACACCACGACGTCGATGCGGCCCTTGCCACCATCCTTGCCGAGCTCCTCCGGCGGGACCTGCTCGATCGCCTCGGTGGCGTTCTTGACGATGTTGGTGACCGCCTGCGAGATCAGCCGCCGATCGAACTGGGCGCGCAGCGGATCCTCTTTGAACTCGGCCTCGATATCGAGCTCGGGATGGGCGACCTTCATCAGGAACACCGCCTGCCGCACGGTGTCGGCGACGTCCTCGCCTTCCATCACGGGTTTTGGCATCCGCGCAAAGCGCGAGAATTCGTCGACCATGCGCCTGATGTCGTCGACCTGGCGCACGATGGTGTCGGTGCACTGGTCGAAGATCTGCTTGTCCTTGGTTTCGGTGATGTCCTTGCCGAATTTGCGGCGGATGCGTTCGGCCGAGAGCTGGATCGGTGTCAGCGGGTTCTTGATCTCGTGAGCGATGCGGCGCGCGACGTCGCCCCAGGCCGAGGTGCGCTGCGCCGAGACGAGCTCGGTGATGTCGTCGAGCGTGATGATGTAGCTGTCATGCGGCTGGTTCTTCTCGGCGCTGACGCGCACCGACAGATTTCGCTCGGCGCCGTCGCGCGTGATCGTGATCTGGCCCTGCACCAGGCGCTGGGTGCCTTCCCGCGACGCCTTCATCATCTCGTCGAGCTCGGGCAGCACGTCGGAGAGTGGATGTCCGAGCGTCTCGGCCTCGGAATGCCCGATCAGCTTCTCGGCGGAGCGATTGAGGATGCCGACGCTGCCCGAGGTGTCGACGCCGATGATGCCGGCGCTGGCGGAGGACAGCACGGCCTCGATGAAGCGCCGGCGGCTGTCGATGAGGTCGCTGGCATTGACGAGCTCGTCGCGCTGGCTGCGCAATTCCTGCGTCATCTTGTTGAAGGTCTCGCCGAGCTGGGCGAGATCGCCTTCGGACTGATGCACGGCCACCTTCACATGGAGGTTGCCGGTCGAGACGGTGTGAGCGGCGTTCATCAGCCGACGGATCGGCGCCACAAGCGAGTTGGCGAAGTTGAGGCCGATCAGCACGGACGCCATCAGGATGGTCAGCGCGATCACCGCGAACATCAGCGCGAACGCGACCTGAATGCCGAGCCGGCGCGACTCGATCTGCGCATACTCGGCGGCGCCGATCTCCGTCTGGTTGACCTGACTGACGACATTTGGGTCGAGCGGGCGGGCGACATACAGGAACGTATCGTTGAAGGCGCGCAGGCGGATCACTGCAGCGACGGAGCTCGCGTCCGGAAGGACCGCGATTTCCGGCTCGGTCTCCTTGACGTTGCTGAGAAAATCCGGTGCCGGCGGCGAATAGGCCAGCCGCATGCCGGTGTCGGCAGACTCCAGGATGTTGGTGTTCTTGTCGATGATCATCGCGCCCGGCAAGTTGCGGGACGCGGCGCTGGCCGTCAGAATTTCGCGGAACGACCGCCGATCCTGATCATAGAGCGGCCGTGCGTGGGCAATGTCGTTGGCCATTCCCAGAATGTCGCCCTGGATCAGCTGGGCATGGTCGTTCATGTAGGCCCGCGCGATCGTCAGCGAGTTCTGGATCAATTGGTTGGTGGGGCCCGAGAACAGCCGGTCGAGACCGCGCTCGATGGTGACGTTGGCGACGACGGCGACCAGCACCGCCGGCAGCACGGCAACGATCGAGAACAGGCTGACGATCTGGACATGGAGGCGTGCCGCCGCCCGTCCCCGCCGCCGGGCCAGGATCAGCTGCCAGAGCTCGCGGACGATGATGCCGACCAGAAGCAGAATCGTGCCGGCATTGATCAGGTAGAACGAGCGCACCACTTGCGGCGTCGGCTCGATGCCGGTCAGCCCGGTCAGGACCAGGAAAGTCAGGAGCGCCGAGAGCAGCGCCAGGGCCACCGCAAACGGGGCCAGCCAGCGTCGGGCGGACCAGCGCCGGGGCTCTTCGGCTGGGGCCGTGTCAAAGGATGCGGCCGAGGTGTCTGCGCTGGTCATTCCGGCAATGGGTGCTGAAAACGGGTCCGCCCGGGCGGATACTGATGTATTCGTACCACATTGTTGCCGAATTGCGACAATTCCGCGGCGTCTCCGCCGCGGCAGACCGGCGCATCAACAGGAGATGCTGGCCATTTGCGAGTTTCCCCGGAACGGAATCCGCCCATCCGAGCTTAAATCGGCATGGAAAGGATATTTCTCGCAACCATGGTGTCGGCCGTGCTGCTGCTGATCGTGGCCTCTGACCTGCTGGTCAACGGCCCGGGCAGGCAGGATCAGGCCGCGGAGCTCGCCAACATTCAGCCCGTCATGGCGCGCCTCATCAGGTAGCTGAGAGATGCAGCGCTCGGTGGTTGCAAGACCAGTCGAACGTTCCCGAGGAACATTTCAGCCCTATCAGGACTTTTGATCTCCGCGCCTGCCACGGACGGCCAGCGCGATCCGGACAGGCTCAGCTCCGCTGTGGTAGGGGGAGCTGAGCCACTCCCGCGCCAACGCTTTCCGCGCTTGTCGCGCGGGGGGCTACCCCCCGCTCCTGTACACCTGGATATCGAGATCCCGGATCTTCTTCCGCAGCGTGTTGCGGTTGAGGCCGAGCAGATCGGCGGCGCGGATCTGGTTGCCGCGGGTGGCGGCGAGCGCGGCCGTCAGGAGCGGCACCTCGATCTCCTTGAGGATGCGGTGATAGAGGCCCGGCGGCGGCACGCCGTTCGGGAAGCCCTGGAAGTGCGATGAGAGATAGGCTTCCACCGCGCCGCCGAGATTGTCGACACCTTGCTGAACCGCGGCACCCGGGCTGACCGAGGGCGGCGCCAGCTCGCCGTCGATGACGGACGCGGTGATCACGTCCTGCGGATAGAGCGCGGCGAGGCGACGGGCGAGGTTCTCCAGCTCGCGCACGTTGCCGGGCCAGCGATGCTGCTTCATCCGCTCCAGCGCCAGCGCATCGAGCTTCTTCGGCGGCAATCCGTCCTTCTCGGCCAGCGCGAAGAAGTGTCGCACGAGATCCGGAAGATCCTCGATGCGTTCGCGCAAGGGCGGCAGCCGCAGGGGCACGACGTTGAGGCGGAAGAACAGGTCCTCGCGGAACAGCCCCTGCTGGATCAAGACGCGCAGATCCTTGTTGGAGGCCGCGACGATGCGCACGTCGGTCTTGATCGGGGTGCGGCCGCCCACCGTCGTGTATTCGCCCTGCTGCAGCACGCGCAGCAGGCGGGTCTGCGCTTCCATCGGCATGTCGCCGATTTCGTCGAGAAACAGCGTGCCGCCTTCGGCCTGCTCGAAGCGGCCCGACGCGCGCGTATTGGCGCCGGTGAAGGCGCCGCGCTCATGGCCGAACAGCTCGGATTCAATGAGGTCGCGCGGGATCGCCGCCATGTTGACCGCGACGAACGGGCCGTTGCGCCGCTTGCCGTAATCGTGCAGCGCGCGCGCCACCAGCTCCTTGCCGGTGCCCGATTCGCCCGTGATCATCACGGTGAGGTCGGTCTGCATCAGGCGCGCGAGCACGCGATAGATTTCCTGCATCGCCGGCGAGCGGCCGACCAGCGGGATCGCCTCCATCTCGGCGTCATCGTCCGCCGCCGCGACCCGCTCCTTCGGCTCGGCCAGCGCACGGCCGACGATGGCGATCAGCTCCTTCAGGTCGAACGGTTTCGGCAGATATTCATAGGCACCGCGCTCGGAGGCGCGGATCGCCGTCATGAAGGTGTTTTGCGCGCTCATGACGATGACGGGCAAATTCGGCCGCATCTTCTTGATCCGCGGCAAAAGGTCGAAGGCGTTTTCGTCCGGCATCACGACGTCGGTGATGACGAGATCGCCCTCCCCCTGGCTGACCCAACGCCACAACGTTGCGGCGTTGCCGGTCAGCCTGACTTCATAACCGGCCCGGGAAAGTGCCTGGTTGAGAACCGTGCGGATGGCGGTGTCGTCATCAGCTACGAGAATGCTACCTGCGGGCATCGTTAATCCTCATTTTGCCCCCTGTGATGCAGACGACGACTTCCCGGCAGAGCCGTCGCGACTGCTGTGATCTGCGTGTTTGACCGATGTCGAGTACATCGGCATCAGCACGCGGAAGGTGGTCTTGCGCGGCTGAGACTCGCATTCGATGATGCCGCCGAGATCGCCGACGATCTTGGCAACCAGAGCAAGACCGAGGCCAGAGCCGGTCTGCTTGGTGGTCACGAACGGGTCGAACAGGTTGGGCAGAAGATCGTCCGGCACGCCTGGTCCATTGTCCCTCACGCAGAATTCGAGCGGCAGGGATACCCGGGATTTTTGACCGGGGACTGACAGGCGCACGCCGGGGCGGAACGCGGTGGTGAGCTGGATCTCGGCGTCGGGGACGTCGATCAGCGCTTCGGCGGCATTCTTCACCAGATTGAGGAACACCTGGATCAGCTGGTCCTGGTTGGCCAGCACCGGCGGCAGCGAGGGATCGTAGTCCTCGATGAAGCGGATGTTGCGGGCAAAGCCTGACTGCGCCAGCCGCTTGACGTGATCGAGCACGGAATGGATGTTGACGGGACCGCGCACCACGGGTCGCTCGTCGCCGAACACCTCCATGCGGTCGACCAGCGTCACGATGCGATCGGCCTCGTCGCAGATCAGGCGGGTCAGCATGCGATCTTCGGAGGATGCCTGCTGCTCCAGGAGCTGCGCCGCGCCGCGGATGCCCGAGAGCGGATTCTTGATCTCATGCGCGAGCATCGCTGCCAGCGCGATCACCGAGCGCGCCGCGCTGCGGTGGGTGAGCTGGCGATCCATCTTGTCGGCGATGGAGCGCTCCTGCAGCATCACCACGATATGGCCGGGCCGCTCGGTGAGCGGGGCGACATGCAGATCGACCTGCCGATCGCCGCCCATGCGCGGCGTGCCGAGATCGACCTTGTATTCGTTGACCGGCGAATTCGAGGAACGCACCTGATCGATCAGCGCCAGCAAGGGGCTGCCGAACGGCACCAGCTCTTTCAGCGACTGGCGCTTCAGAAACTGCGTCGAGATGTCGAAGAACGCTTCGGTCGCGATATTGGCGGCGACGATCTTGCCGTCCGGCCCGATCATCAGCACGGGATTGGGCAAGGCATCGAGGATAGCCTCGCTGTCGGCCGGCTTGCGATGGTCGGCGGCTGAGCTCATGCAGCGGCGCTCCATGCAAAATCGTCGAATGCATCCTGCAGCGATTGGTGGACGAGCCCAGGATCCTCGGAGGTCAAAATCTTCTGGCGCCACGCCTTCAGTGTCTGGGCCGGCGTGCCGC
This genomic interval from Bradyrhizobium guangzhouense contains the following:
- the ntrC gene encoding nitrogen regulation protein NR(I) encodes the protein MPAGSILVADDDTAIRTVLNQALSRAGYEVRLTGNAATLWRWVSQGEGDLVITDVVMPDENAFDLLPRIKKMRPNLPVIVMSAQNTFMTAIRASERGAYEYLPKPFDLKELIAIVGRALAEPKERVAAADDDAEMEAIPLVGRSPAMQEIYRVLARLMQTDLTVMITGESGTGKELVARALHDYGKRRNGPFVAVNMAAIPRDLIESELFGHERGAFTGANTRASGRFEQAEGGTLFLDEIGDMPMEAQTRLLRVLQQGEYTTVGGRTPIKTDVRIVAASNKDLRVLIQQGLFREDLFFRLNVVPLRLPPLRERIEDLPDLVRHFFALAEKDGLPPKKLDALALERMKQHRWPGNVRELENLARRLAALYPQDVITASVIDGELAPPSVSPGAAVQQGVDNLGGAVEAYLSSHFQGFPNGVPPPGLYHRILKEIEVPLLTAALAATRGNQIRAADLLGLNRNTLRKKIRDLDIQVYRSGG
- a CDS encoding two-component system sensor histidine kinase NtrB, which codes for MSSAADHRKPADSEAILDALPNPVLMIGPDGKIVAANIATEAFFDISTQFLKRQSLKELVPFGSPLLALIDQVRSSNSPVNEYKVDLGTPRMGGDRQVDLHVAPLTERPGHIVVMLQERSIADKMDRQLTHRSAARSVIALAAMLAHEIKNPLSGIRGAAQLLEQQASSEDRMLTRLICDEADRIVTLVDRMEVFGDERPVVRGPVNIHSVLDHVKRLAQSGFARNIRFIEDYDPSLPPVLANQDQLIQVFLNLVKNAAEALIDVPDAEIQLTTAFRPGVRLSVPGQKSRVSLPLEFCVRDNGPGVPDDLLPNLFDPFVTTKQTGSGLGLALVAKIVGDLGGIIECESQPRKTTFRVLMPMYSTSVKHADHSSRDGSAGKSSSASQGAK
- a CDS encoding sensor histidine kinase; amino-acid sequence: MTSADTSAASFDTAPAEEPRRWSARRWLAPFAVALALLSALLTFLVLTGLTGIEPTPQVVRSFYLINAGTILLLVGIIVRELWQLILARRRGRAAARLHVQIVSLFSIVAVLPAVLVAVVANVTIERGLDRLFSGPTNQLIQNSLTIARAYMNDHAQLIQGDILGMANDIAHARPLYDQDRRSFREILTASAASRNLPGAMIIDKNTNILESADTGMRLAYSPPAPDFLSNVKETEPEIAVLPDASSVAAVIRLRAFNDTFLYVARPLDPNVVSQVNQTEIGAAEYAQIESRRLGIQVAFALMFAVIALTILMASVLIGLNFANSLVAPIRRLMNAAHTVSTGNLHVKVAVHQSEGDLAQLGETFNKMTQELRSQRDELVNASDLIDSRRRFIEAVLSSASAGIIGVDTSGSVGILNRSAEKLIGHSEAETLGHPLSDVLPELDEMMKASREGTQRLVQGQITITRDGAERNLSVRVSAEKNQPHDSYIITLDDITELVSAQRTSAWGDVARRIAHEIKNPLTPIQLSAERIRRKFGKDITETKDKQIFDQCTDTIVRQVDDIRRMVDEFSRFARMPKPVMEGEDVADTVRQAVFLMKVAHPELDIEAEFKEDPLRAQFDRRLISQAVTNIVKNATEAIEQVPPEELGKDGGKGRIDVVVSREGEDVLIDVIDNGIGLPKVARSRLLEPYVTTRAKGTGLGLAIVGRVLEDHGGRIELKDASDFREGQRGAWMRMRFAVSGQAKKAEDAEPLPAAVTDTAKGAAAPEIKQTAADSAEVPVAAQETKQPAAETKEPAEKTNDSTKIEASTGS
- a CDS encoding sigma-54-dependent transcriptional regulator — encoded protein: MASEILIVDDEADIRDLVAGILEDEGFVTRTARDSDSALAEIANRRPHLVFLDIWLQGSKLDGLQLLEQVKKDNADLPVVMISGHGNIETAVAAIKRGAYDFIEKPFKADRLILVATRALENSRLKREVKELKQLAPSASSLVGRSPSMNQLRQTIERAAKANSRILIVGPAGAGKELTARTLHMASGRADGPFVVINAAAITPERMEHELFGIEQSNGEQPRKPGALEEAHGGTLFIDEIADMPRETQNKILRVLVEQSFQRVGGTAKVQVDVRIISSTARNLEEEIAAGHFREDLYHRLSVVPIRVPALSERREDIPELIDYFMEQISAGSGLPKRQIGQDAMAVLQSHVWPGNVRQLRNNVERVMILAGGGPEVIITADMLPQDVGSMVPAMPTSNNGEHIMGLPLREAREVFERDYLIAQISRFSGNISRTAEFVGMERSALHRKLKALGVG